From a region of the Pristis pectinata isolate sPriPec2 chromosome 2, sPriPec2.1.pri, whole genome shotgun sequence genome:
- the LOC127580286 gene encoding uncharacterized protein LOC127580286, with protein MDIKAFLESPTQKGLEVAKKDDLIKIATRLNLTEVKQSMRKADIQRLIAGHYVEKKVFEKEVLKQFPGSEIAISEAQVQLAKIEAEREQNKLEAEQKITQMKIEADLAMKQMELDNEEKKRQHELQMKRRSSESDSDDGFSASREVRLVPPFEEDQVDQYFQHFEKVAVSSNWPRKGWALMVQSVIKGKAQKAYSALSVEDAAEYTKVKQAILKAYELVPEAYRQKFRDLRKSADQTYMEFANGKRMCFERWCLAKNVDGDFDKLKELILVEDFKRCVPAELTTYLNEKAVETLQKTVRLADDYALTHKSKWGQPKTFQKSYKDNPGKQEIKLGGNQKGKDEKKPGLEKPVERTCYYCRKPGHVISNCALLKKKKEAGPNACFQAIKNQKGLGDTVKDQSLQEGKAEKLEEVRGPLEDFWEWLDITENFVKILLILLFPFLRRRE; from the exons atggatattaaggcatttttggagtcaccaacccaaaagggattggaggtggcgaaaaaggatgatttgataaagattgctacaaggctaaaccttacagaagtaaagcagtctatgagaaaggcagatattcagagactgatagctggccattatgtggaaaagaaggtgtttgagaaggaagtgttaaaacagtttcctggcagtgaaatagcaatttctgaggcacaggtgcagctggcaaagatagaggctgaacgagagcaaaataaattagaggccgaacaaaagataactcagatgaagatagaggctgatctagcaatgaagcagatggagctggataacgaggagaaaaagaggcagcatgagttacaaatgaagcgtaggagttcggaatctgattctgatgatggtttttcagccagcagggaggttcgattagtccctccgtttgaagaagatcaggttgatcagtatttccaacattttgaaaaggttgctgtgagttcaaactggccaaggaaaggatgggctcttatggtacagagtgtgattaaaggtaaagctcaaaaagcttattctgctttgtctgttgaggatgcagctgaatataccaaggtaaaacaagctatattgaaggcctatgaattggtccctgaggcttatagacaaaaattcagagacttgaggaaatctgcagatcagacttatatggaatttgccaatggaaagagaatgtgttttgaacgatggtgcctggctaaaaatgtagatggggattttgataaattgaaagaattgatactagtggaagactttaaaagatgtgttccagctgagttaacaacatatttaaatgaaaaggcagtggaaactttacaaaaaactgttaggttggcagatgattatgctttaacccataaatccaaatggggacaacctaaaacctttcaaaagagttacaaagacaatccaggtaaacaggagattaaattgggaggtaatcaaaaaggaaaagatgaaaagaagccagggctggagaaacctgttgagcgtacttgttattactgtaggaaacctggccacgtgatatctaattgtgcccttttgaagaaaaagaaggaagctgggcccaatgcttgctttcaggcaattaaaaatcaaaaaggtttgggagatactgttaaagatcagtccttgcaagagggaaaagcggaaaagttggaggag gtacgaggaccgttagaagatttttgggaatggttggatattaccgaaaattttgtaaaaattttgctgatattgctcttccccttcctcagaagaagggagtaa